From Candidatus Woesearchaeota archaeon, one genomic window encodes:
- a CDS encoding methyltransferase domain-containing protein: MIKVTKLKKHLSKAGKGKSFYKWNEQMFVKHGNESRFKHANPVIKYISNHRKSSILNLLSPKNTDKILDAGCGSGIILREIKKGSVIGLDCSATALRQARKNIQGKNTELIIADVQKLPFKKNSFNKIICSEVLEHLPDPVKVIDEIKRVSKKEAIVIFTIPNQPLLDKIAYIFRKLNVKKGELDLDMEWHIHKFNLKKFRQLIKNKFKIIKIKRSPFLFPLSYVIQCRN; the protein is encoded by the coding sequence ATGATAAAGGTTACAAAATTGAAAAAACACTTAAGTAAAGCAGGCAAAGGCAAGTCTTTCTATAAGTGGAATGAGCAGATGTTTGTCAAGCATGGCAATGAAAGCAGATTTAAGCACGCTAATCCGGTCATAAAATACATTTCAAATCACAGAAAAAGCTCCATCCTGAACCTGCTCTCTCCAAAAAATACAGACAAGATACTTGATGCAGGATGCGGCTCAGGCATAATATTGAGGGAAATAAAAAAAGGCAGCGTTATTGGTCTTGATTGCTCTGCTACAGCGCTAAGGCAGGCCAGGAAAAATATACAAGGCAAAAATACAGAGCTGATAATAGCGGATGTCCAGAAACTCCCATTCAAAAAAAACAGCTTCAATAAAATAATCTGCTCCGAAGTCCTTGAGCATCTTCCTGATCCGGTAAAAGTCATTGATGAGATAAAAAGGGTTTCCAAAAAAGAAGCAATAGTTATTTTTACAATACCAAATCAGCCTTTGTTGGACAAGATAGCGTATATTTTCAGAAAACTGAATGTAAAAAAAGGAGAGCTCGATTTGGACATGGAGTGGCACATACATAAATTTAACCTGAAGAAATTCAGGCAGCTGATAAAAAATAAATTCAAAATAATCAAGATAAAAAGAAGCCCATTCTTATTCCCTTTAAGCTATGTTATACAATGCAGGAATTAA
- the asnB gene encoding asparagine synthase (glutamine-hydrolyzing): MCGISGFNFEDRALIKKMCDVIIHRGPDQGGIYTDKGISLGHRRLSIIDLSEKGTQPMCNENKDIWIVFNGEIYNYKELRSDLENKSHKFRSGTDTETIVHAYEEYGEDFVKKLNGDFAFAIYDSRKKKLLLARDRLGIKPLYYYLDSNKIIFASEIKAILQHKIKKEVNLESLNRFITLRYIPPSETIFKNIYKLKPGHVLSYDLRNKTYAINRYWNPDISNGNILPASENFFIKKIQGLLKDCVNRRLMSDVPLGAYLSGGIDSSSVVAMMSMINKETNSKEEVKTFSVGFGYGEEIDELQHAKHISEHFGTNHREYTVKSDLVKLLPKIVWHSDEPLADPALIPVYLLAQNAKKEVTVVLTGDGGDEVFAGYEQCKFLMLMEKMKRINLLKKTVLPFAVKNSPKFLLNKFFKYSSSLGDEGIKRAVNLLRSDDKGSSYLDIVSIFNEEDKKAVLLDNVHKKIKNANLNRWLDSEYFSNKNSYLNQILAMEMETVLPEDFLMKADKMNMAHAVEERVPFLDHRLVELSFTIPPKLKLHGFNEKYILKKAMSNFIPKNIISRQKQRFYVPIDLWIREDLKYWSDILLDKETIKRQGYFDYSYIEKIRGNYSKSRLYYARQLWSLLTFQLWHKIFIENETHSEIELNKLY; encoded by the coding sequence ATGTGCGGCATAAGCGGATTTAATTTCGAGGACAGGGCATTAATAAAAAAAATGTGCGATGTTATAATACATCGCGGCCCAGATCAGGGCGGCATTTACACAGACAAAGGCATTTCTCTAGGCCACAGAAGGCTGAGCATAATTGACCTGAGCGAAAAGGGAACGCAGCCGATGTGTAATGAAAACAAAGACATCTGGATTGTTTTTAACGGCGAAATATATAATTATAAGGAATTAAGGTCAGATCTCGAAAATAAATCTCATAAATTCCGCAGCGGAACAGACACTGAAACAATAGTGCACGCTTATGAAGAATACGGAGAAGATTTTGTTAAAAAGCTTAACGGCGATTTTGCATTCGCCATTTATGACAGCAGAAAAAAGAAGCTCCTGCTCGCAAGGGACAGGCTCGGAATAAAGCCACTGTACTATTACTTGGACAGCAATAAAATAATCTTTGCTTCTGAAATAAAGGCAATACTGCAGCATAAAATAAAAAAAGAAGTGAATTTAGAGTCATTAAACAGGTTCATCACATTGAGATACATACCGCCTTCAGAAACTATTTTTAAAAATATCTATAAATTAAAGCCGGGGCACGTGCTGTCTTATGATCTGAGGAACAAAACTTATGCTATAAACAGATACTGGAACCCAGATATTTCAAATGGCAATATTCTTCCAGCTTCTGAGAATTTTTTTATTAAAAAAATCCAGGGCTTGCTGAAGGACTGCGTGAACAGAAGATTGATGAGCGACGTTCCTCTTGGAGCTTACCTTAGCGGCGGCATTGATTCCAGCTCTGTTGTTGCAATGATGAGCATGATCAACAAAGAAACCAATTCGAAAGAGGAAGTAAAGACATTCTCAGTTGGCTTTGGCTATGGCGAGGAAATTGATGAATTGCAGCATGCAAAACATATAAGCGAGCATTTCGGCACAAACCACAGGGAATATACTGTAAAATCAGATCTTGTAAAGCTGCTCCCGAAAATAGTCTGGCACTCTGACGAGCCATTGGCAGATCCTGCACTCATTCCAGTCTACCTTCTTGCTCAGAATGCAAAAAAAGAAGTTACAGTTGTGCTTACAGGAGACGGTGGAGATGAGGTATTTGCAGGATACGAGCAGTGCAAATTTTTAATGCTGATGGAAAAGATGAAAAGAATCAATCTGCTTAAAAAAACAGTGCTTCCTTTTGCTGTTAAAAATTCACCGAAATTTTTATTAAACAAATTTTTCAAATATTCTTCTTCTTTAGGTGACGAGGGCATAAAAAGAGCAGTGAATCTTTTGAGATCTGATGACAAAGGCAGCAGCTATCTGGACATTGTATCTATCTTCAATGAAGAAGACAAAAAAGCAGTCTTATTGGATAATGTCCATAAAAAAATAAAAAATGCGAATTTGAACAGATGGCTCGATTCAGAATATTTCAGCAATAAAAACAGCTATTTGAACCAGATTTTGGCCATGGAAATGGAAACCGTGCTGCCTGAGGACTTTTTGATGAAAGCAGACAAGATGAACATGGCCCATGCAGTTGAGGAAAGGGTGCCTTTTCTTGATCATAGATTGGTTGAGCTCTCTTTTACAATACCGCCCAAGCTCAAGCTTCATGGCTTCAATGAGAAATACATTCTGAAAAAGGCAATGTCAAACTTCATCCCTAAAAATATAATCAGCAGGCAGAAGCAGCGCTTTTACGTGCCTATTGACCTGTGGATCAGGGAAGACCTGAAATACTGGAGCGATATTCTGCTTGATAAGGAAACTATAAAAAGGCAGGGCTATTTTGATTATTCTTATATTGAGAAAATAAGGGGGAATTATTCCAAGTCAAGGCTTTATTATGCAAGGCAGCTCTGGAGCCTGCTGACTTTCCAGCTTTGGCACAAAATATTTATTGAAAATGAAACGCACAGCGAGATTGAGCTAAACAAGCTTTACTGA